A window from Hemicordylus capensis ecotype Gifberg chromosome 2, rHemCap1.1.pri, whole genome shotgun sequence encodes these proteins:
- the LOC128342207 gene encoding zinc finger protein 436-like isoform X3 has product MSWQNRVKVEDKRPSNRLARSSSKQGVWPGVKMEHSHHAGPELEERARAGFRMIHLECSMEEHPLSAATQGVRQEPLEDPHQSWGVQWQEFLEVLGSPHLGSRDSQPTQPWSDVKAFLASFEQVAEACQWPRDEWATRLLPGLRGEAKQAVSSLEGRDREDYGKVKATILQRDAMNVETQRQHFRQFRCREVEDPRIIYSQLQELCHKWLKPERHTKEQILELVILEQFLAILPPEIQSWLQECDPENCMQRVVPEEDILMSHREAEMGGWQEVAVGSLEVEEAPLDVAWKPNDLEAEQRDNEDIALTTTSGITSSSQSSLVFHSEGQEVGDAGSSEEPVDFEFVTLPLNEPEYTMLNPANTTMYWDVMKENNWSTNASEGLLIPKPGIAFSQQEPEEVILIQNNADKETFQVSDSGDGMMMRNQVRSIWKTLRRQGESQSTSPEIAPAEVSVEAEVHEQKLESKRKRRQKPVQEPNETFPLAEAHTSFAEVTRNLRPPHFQSFKSERMSRSNSGLALDSTARQISHACHMCGKNFHNKCHLRRHQRIHTGEKPFKCPECGKAFGRNDKMIHHRKGHTGAKPYECSLCGKAFHQRDELVQHRRSHNETKDECSESEERFCEKKNLRRHKKMHDKKGQLECPMCGKNFHYKCHLIRHQRIHTGEKPFKCPECGEAFGRKYMLTNHRKGHTVAEPYEFSVGKKAFQWRDELIQHRRSHNEKKDESSKSEKRFCEKKNMRRHKKIHDKKGQLECPVCGKSFTQRKLLNRHQGIHEGRRYACSQCGKCFHQKAQMIRHEKTHTGQKHTCLTCGKSFSRKDTLSKHQRMHTEENPYD; this is encoded by the exons ATGTCTTGGCAAAACAGGGTTAAGGTTGAGGACAAGAGACCATCAAATCGCCTTGCAAGGTCCTCTTCTaagcagggtgtgtggccagggGTGAAAATGGAGCACAGCCACCATGCAGGCCCAGAACTGGAAGAAAGAGCAAGAGCAGGCTTCAGGATGATTCATCTGGAATGCAGTATGGAGGAGCACCCACTGTCGGCAGCAACCCAAGGAGTCAGACAGGAACCGCTGGAGGACCCACACCAAAGCTGGGGAGTCCAGTGGCAGGAGTTCCTGGAAGTGCTGGGTTCCCCTCACTTAGGATCAAGGGACTCACAGCCGACTCAACCATGGAGTGATGTCAAGGCTTTTCTGGCCTCCTTTGAGCAAGTGGCCGAAGCCTGCCAGTGGCCTAGAGACGAATGGGCGACCAGGCTCCTGCCAGGGCTTCGTGGGGAAGCCAAGCAGGCCGTGAGCAGCCTAGAAGGCAGAGACAGAGAAGACTATGGGAAAGTGAAGGCAACCATCTTGCAAAGGGATGCCATGAACGTGGAGACACAGCGCCAACACTTCCGGCAGTTCCGCTGCCGGGAGGTTGAAGATCCACGGATCATTTACAGCCAACTCCAGGAGCTTTGCCACAAGTGGTTGAAGCCAGAGAGACACACGAAGGAGCAGATTTTGGAgttggtgatcctggagcagttcctggccaTCCTGCCACCAGAAATCCAGAGCTGGTTGCAGGAATGTGACCCAGAGAACTGCATGCAGAGAGTGGTCCCAGAGGAGGATATTCTGATGAGCCATCGAGAGGCTGAGATGGGTGGGTGGCAG GAAGTGGCTGTGGGTTCCTTGGAGGTTGAGGAGGCCCCGTTGGATGTTGCTTGGAAACCGAATGACCTGGAGGCTGAGCAGAGGGATAATGAGGATATCGCATTGacca caACCAGTGGAATAACATCTTCAAGTCAATCCAGTTTAGTATTTCATTCTGAGGGACAGGAAGTAGGTGATGCCGGCTCCTCTGAG GAACCTGTGGATTTTGAGTTTGTGACCCTGCCATTGAATGAGCCTGAATATACTATGCTGAATCCTGCTAATACCACTATGTACTGGGATGTCATGAAGGAGAACAATTGGTCCACCAATGCCTCAG AAGGGCTTCTGATTCCCAAGCCTGGCATTGCCTTCTCCCAGCAGGAACCAGAAGAAGTGATATTAATCCAGAATAATGCGGACAAGGAGACTTTTCAAGTCAGCGACTCTG GTGATGGAATGATGATGAGGAACCAGGTGCGATCAATCTGGAAGACTCTTAGGAGGCAAGGAGAGAGTCAGAGTACATCACCAGAAATAGCCCCAGCAGAGGTGTCTGTGGAGGCTGAGGTTCATGAGCAAAAACTTGAAtccaagaggaagaggaggcagaaacCAGTGCAGGAACCAAATGAGACTTTTCCACTTGCAGAAGCTCATACATCATTTGCAGAAGTCACAAGGAATTTAAGACCCCCACATTTCCAGTCTTTCAAAAGCGAGAGGATGTCTCGTTCAAACTCGGGACTTGCCTTAGATAGTACAGCCCGTCAAATTTCACATGCATGCCATATGTGTGGGAAAAACTTCCATAATAAATGTCACCTCAGAAGACATCagagaatccatacaggagaaaAACCGTTCAAATGCCCTGAGTGTGGGAAAGCTTTTGGCCGGAATGACAAGATGATTCATCATCGAAAGGGTCATACTGGGGcaaaaccatatgaatgctctCTGTGTGGGAAAGCTTTCCATCAGAGAGATGAGCTGGTCCAACATCGGAGAAGTCATAATGAGACAAAAGACGAATGCTCCGAAAGTGAGGAACGTTTCTGTGAGAAGAAGAACCTGAGAAGACATAAGAAAATGCATGACAAAAAGGGGCAGCTTGAATGTCCCATGTGTGGTAAAAACTTCCACTATAAGTGTCACCTCATAAGACATCagagaatccatacaggagaaaAACCGTTCAAATGCCCTGAGTGTGGGGAAGCTTTTGGCCGGAAATACATGTTGACTAATCATCGAAAGGGTCATACTGTGGCAGAACCATATGAATTCTCTGTGGGTAAGAAAGCTTTCCAGTGGAGAGATGAGCTGATCCAACATCGGAGAAGTCATAATGAGAAGAAAGATGAAAGCTCCAAAAGTGAGAAACGTTTCTGTGAGAAAAAGAACATGAGAAGACATAAGAAAATCCATGACAAAAAGGGGCAGCTTGAATGTCCcgtgtgtgggaagagcttcactcAAAGAAAGCTGCTAAACAGACATCAAGGAATCCATGAAGGCCGACGCTATGCATGTTCTCAGTGTGGGAAATGCTTTCATCAGAAAGCGCAAATGATTCGACATGAGAAAACCCATACAGGACAGAAACATACATGTTTGacatgtgggaaaagcttcagccggAAAGATACATTGAGTAAACATCAGAGAATGCACACAGAGGAAAACCCTTATGATTAA